A segment of the Cololabis saira isolate AMF1-May2022 chromosome 3, fColSai1.1, whole genome shotgun sequence genome:
tgtagttatgcaaaatattactactagtattatattgaaattcaacagcaagtattggcagctaatgatgctgtaaggaccaatcagctcccagaatgctgatagaactgctttcagaaacatcatgtgggtcagaattatcaaacagatccagggcagcaaacagagacggatgaaatcggttttattttttcccacattccgtttttatttgttccattttcggtctattttggtttttaatttttgagcatttggttttttagcattttttgcaaatgtaaccccaagacagtatataaagtaatgaaatatagacaatttatgcaattataacctaacactttatgtaatgatgaaaaaaaaatacataaataaataaaagaaaaaaaaaggaaaaaataaataacccccccccccaaaaaaaaataatcgatctttagacatatgaatcgatttttagtaattaatatgagaatcgatttagaattgggaaatcgattttttcaacacaggcctagttcccATGACTTACTCTGCTGCTCTTGCTGTTAACAAATCCAATAAACATCCCAATAAATGTATCAGGTTTTCTTTGTCTTGCTGAAGCCTAAACCTGAGCCTTTGAGTCTTCTTGGTGACATGTAAAGACCCAAATTCATTCCTAGCGTTTGAAAGGAATAAGGGATGATGTAAAGTATTGAAAGATGTACTCTTGGTCTTTATTCCACGATGGATTTGCTGACAGAGGGAAAAATACCATAGAGCACCAGCTTCATCCTTTAAAGATCTGGTATGGCAGCGATGCtagttaaaaagataaaagagaaGATGAGGAGCAGGAGGGTCTGGACATGTGGTCCACACCTGCGTCCACACCTCACCTCTGAATGCTCTGAGCTGAGAAACATTAgtagcgaaaaaaaaaaagaaatccaaatAGGCGCTGTAGCCCAGCTGATACGAGCTTGACGGGTCTTTAGGTTAACTGCCCCTGAAGGCCAAAGGAGGATGCTGACCCTGACAACTACTGTGTTTGCCCCCGAATGGCTACACTTGCTTCCCAGGAGTGAGGTCATCTGTTTACAATGAGAGTCCATGTGTCATGGCCCTTTGACCCTAACCGGGTCAGCACAGTACCTTGTGGTGTTTGATCCCAAAAAGGGCAGACAGCAGGAGGGAGAATGAGGCTGCCGACCAGGGCAATGAAAGGTCTGAAAACCCCAGGGCACAAAGATGACCGCAGCTATCCTTACAGCAGCTGCCACCAATTTACGGAGTCCAAATGTTTTCTGATGCGCACATGTGCAAAAACAATGATGCCAGTCCTTGACACATCTTGTTTTCTTTACCCCAACAGATAAGAGGCTACATATTCTGTCTCGTCCCGTTGACACCGAGGAGTCCCGTGATCCTTCCCGTTGGCCGGGTCTGGAGGGCATGGAGGTGGAGGATGCCAGCTCCGCAACAGGAATTCCCAGGTTTACACCAGAGAATGGGGATGGCAACAGCAACATTCTGATCTACGTGTCCGTCCTGGCCGCCGTGGTGCTGGGCCTGCTTCTTTATGTGGCTTATAAATGGTGAGTTTCAGTCTTCTAACAGCGACTGTGTGACGGGGCCATGGATGGGTCCTTAATCTGCTCTGCGCTGCTCTTCTCTTCTCAGCTGGAGATCCTGCAAACAGAAGAAGGCTCTCTCTAAGGCCCGCGCAGCAGAGCTGGGAACATCCCCAGAGGGGGAAAAGCTGCAGAGCGACAGCGGCGTTTTTCTGGACTCCTACAGCATACAGGACAACCAGCCCAGCAAAGGTGAGGGAGACGCTGGCCCCTCGAAACTAGGGCATTTTCCTAAGACGTTCATTCCTTTAATCCACTTTCCTCCTTGCTTCTGTTAAGAAATTGAAGACAGAAAGGAATAAGAAGCAAGCAGGCCAGACATTGCAGCAACTCTTTTGATTAAACGAACAATACTTCCAGCCAATTTGGAGGAAAGTTTAATTGCAGATAATGTGGGTGACATCTCCTACGTTTTGAAACTTTAGTTTATCATTTTCAAATACTTACGGTTCAATGCTCACACCACCGTCTTAAAACCCCTGAAAAGATGCCCCGTTTCTTTGACAGAGATGAACAGTTGTGGACATTTGAGTCACGGTGGATGAGCCGGTCTGCGACTGACTTGGAAATATCTTTGGGGTTATTTACTGGAGAGAAAGTCCAATGATTACCAGATTTCTGTTTGCACGCTGAGGTCATCACATTCTTTGTCAAAGTGGCCCAGTGTCTCGGTGAATATAATGCCGTTTTATCTGCTGTTGTCAGTTGTCTGACTTTCCTTTGCAGGAATGTAGGAAGCAGGAGTTTTAGAATTATGCACAGTGTCACCCAACATCTTTTAAACCATTAGATAGTTTGATCCGTCAGTGTTGGAAGAGAAAGTCTCTCAGGATTTATATCATAGCTGAAGCAGGTTTGGCGTTTTTATAGATTTATTAAAAGACACATGTCATCCCCTTTCTTTTAAAGGTTGACCTGAACGCGTCAATGAAATGTATTTAACATGCTTTGGTTAAAATACCACAGAGATGCAGCACaacggttttctttttttttttttttgttattaattattttatttatgtatgtaacATTTAGTAGTTGAAAACCGATAACTATAATAGTCTTTTTCCATACATAATATTTTTGTATGACAtagataaacaaaataaaatacaaatcaatcatcacccccaccctccctccctccctcctcccatcGGACCAACCAAATTACGTAAtgcctaattttttttttttatcacatttGCCTTGTATCAGTATACGCAAACAAAGTACCTATATTTTATGCAAATATACCACATATAAATACACTTCAATACACCAAGCCAAAGAAGAACACCTTATAAGGTCAAGTAcaatttttaaaacatgttttggagCACCTCTACGAATTGAGACCATAATAATATTCTTCTCTCTTGCACCATGTAACCGGGCTGTCTacggttttcttttttaacatttattcacagctcggttcatagcagctggttttagggtGCTGAGTCAGCGTCTCGACTTGACTCCAAACTAAATGAACAAGGGGAAACCAGAAACTAAAGCAGAGTATTAGTAGTAAGATATCCAACTGAActaaaaccaaaagagaatgcaGGACATCAACAGAGTTTACAAGATGAAGTAAACAGACTGACAAtcggagagggggggggggtgaaacaAGAGGACAATGACAGAACAGAGTAGTGAGAGGAAGCTTAAAAAGGCGAAACAAACAAGAAAGAGGAAACAATAACAGACCAGAACTCAAAATGAAAACTGATCACCCCAGAACAAGATTCagttatttaatttcattttgattGTGTTTTCAAAGGTACCAAGACGGAGGGCAAGCATGACAATCGTCTGTACGTGAACTTGCCCCCCCACACGCAGGAGGAGGCggagcagctcctgcaggaGGGAAGCGGGCGCGGATGGAGGCACTTGGGAGCGGCGCTGGGCTACGAGCCCGAACAGCTGGACCTGTTTGGGCGTGGCGAGGCCCCGGCACACACCCTCCTCTCCAACTGGGCCCAGAAAGAAGGCTCTACTCTGGGATTGCTATGCTCGGCACTGGCCCGCATTGAGAGGCCGGACGTGGTAACAGCTCTTAACTGCCCCTCGCAGGGCATTTCAGTGGTCTGACATCTTGTCATACCACATGTGACACTCATAGACTCTTGTGAAGAACTCTGATCCACATCAAAAGGGGGACCACTCTGACTACAACGCTTTTGTCACTGTTGGAAGCTTCcactgatgtattttttttaaaactctgtTTTTACTTAGACAACAAAATACTCTTAACCTCACTGAATTTCATCGTATACAaccatttgaattttttttttttatttgattgtcGTATTTCTAGTGcggttagtcttttttttttatgtattgcatttaaaaataaaatataaaaacaacaacaaaaaacacacaccctTTGTTATTGCAGC
Coding sequences within it:
- the nradd gene encoding tumor necrosis factor receptor superfamily member 16 — protein: MHRLKSRRTVQTKDMTGIVICALLLLKVTLGNACASGQFAESGLCCSLCPAGYGVEVKCGEEDTKCAPCPRGTFSQKEGLGPCLPCSKCPPGVPSAASCSATQDTQCECDSGFFFFSTYSACAPCSKCSRGEGAIQRCGPQGNTVCQMCGPGSFSEEHHNTKPCQNCTQCSDSEVEIRPCMPSSDTLCMDKRLHILSRPVDTEESRDPSRWPGLEGMEVEDASSATGIPRFTPENGDGNSNILIYVSVLAAVVLGLLLYVAYKCWRSCKQKKALSKARAAELGTSPEGEKLQSDSGVFLDSYSIQDNQPSKGTKTEGKHDNRLYVNLPPHTQEEAEQLLQEGSGRGWRHLGAALGYEPEQLDLFGRGEAPAHTLLSNWAQKEGSTLGLLCSALARIERPDVVTALNCPSQGISVV